CCTCAGCCAGCGGCCCAGCAGCTCCTCATTGGTGTGCGGCCCGTAGATGTCGGCGGTGTCATAGAAGGTCACGCCCAGTTCCAGGGCACGGTCCAGCGTGCGGACATTCTCGGCCTCGTCGGCCTCGCCGTAGAACTCGCTCATGCCCATGCAGCCCAGGCCCAGGGCGGAAACGCTCAGGTCACGCAGTTTGCGTGCGGGAAGGTCGGTGGAGGGGGTCATGCGGGCTCCTTTGTGAAAGTGGGAGTGGGGGGAAAACAGACGGATTCACTGTAGTCCAGCCCCGAGATTCCCTCCCCTATGCTGCGTTCATGCGGGTGGCGGTTTTAGGCGACATTCACAGCAACCTGCCCGTCCTGGAGGCGGCGCTGGGCGTCCTGACCGCCCATGCGCCCAATGCGCTGGGTGGTCCGGTGAAGTGCGCGGCCATGCCGACCGGGAGGTGCTGAAAGTTCCCCAGCCCTTTCAGGAGCGTGGTGTGCCCTTCGAGCGGCGCGACGGAAGGTACGTCAATCTGGCCCGCGCCGAATACGCCCTGCTGGACCGCGTGGGCCAGAACTGGACCGTGGGGTTCCGCCGCCTTCCCTGTGATCTGGCCCCGCTCAAATCGGGCCTGCTCGCCTCCAGCATGCCGCACGCGCGCTGGGGGGCCGACGGATGGGTGGCAGGCTAGTCCCCGGTATCGAGCAGCAGCTTCGGCGTGAACCTCAGGCCGTCCGCCGCCACCAGGTGCGCGGGAATGCCGCCCACATGCCGCATCGAGCGTTCGGGAGGCACGCCGTGCAGGTGTCCGTAAACGACCAGCTCGGGCCGCGCGGCCTCGATTACCCGCGTGATGGGATTGGACGGATACGGCGGTGAGGCGGGCGGGTAGTGCAGCATCAGCAGCAGGTGGTCGCCCGGCTGCCTCAACCGTGCGGCCGCCTCCACGCTCAGGGTGAGCCGCTGCGCTTCACGGGCGAGCAGGCGCTCGTCCTCGGCGTTCAGGGCCTCGTATCCCGGCGTGACCCAGCCGCGAGAGCCGCACACCACCACGCCCGCTCCGGACGGTCCGGCGATCCGGACGGCGTCGTTATGCACCGCGAGCATTCCGGCCGGCAGGGCCGCCCGCAGCCGCGAGGGGCCCGGCCACCAGTAATCGTGGTTGCCGCGCAGCAGCACCTTGGTGCCCGGCAGTTCGGCCACGCGGGCCAGATCGGTCAGGGCGTCGTTCAGGCGCATGGCCCACGACAGGTCGCCGGGCAGCAGCACCACGTCTCCGGGGCGCACCACCTCGCGCCAGCGCGTATAGATCGCCTCCGGGTGCCCGGCCCACTGCGGCCCGAACACCGTCATGGGTTTGGGGGTGACATAGGCCAGGTGCAGGTCGGCAATGGCAAACACGCGCATGGGACTCCGGTGGAAACGGGTGAGGAATGGGCGGCGAGACGAAAAAAAGCCTCCCGCGTGGGGAGGGCTTTTCCTGCGTGGTCGGGGCGAGAGGATTCGAACCTCCGACCCCGTCGTCCCGAACGACGTGCGCTACCAGGCTGCGCTACGCCCCGCCACGGCTCCTTCTTCCTGGGTCCGGCAAAAGCTGGACACCGGCTTCAGTGCGCCCGGCAGTTTACGCGCCCCCCGGTGGGGTGTCAAGCAGGCCGCTCCCGCCTGCACGCGCCCTTCAGTCCACGGATTCCTCGTCCACAGCGGCCTCACTGACCTCGCGGATGGCGGGCCAGATGGCGTCGCCGGAGAACCCCCGGCGGGCCAGGAAGGCGTAGGCGCTGGCCTTCGGGTCGCGCTTGCGGGCCAGGGAAGGCCAGCGGCGCTGCAATACCTCCAGGGCCGAGGCCCGCTCCTCCTCGGGAGCGCGGGCCTGCACGGTGTCCTGGATCAGCTCCTCGGGCAGGCCGCGGCGCTTGAGGGTCTGGCGCACCCGGAAGGTGCCCACCCCGCGCCGCGCTCCCTCGATGCGCGCGACGTGGGCATCATCCTGATAGCCCAGATCCTGCACGCGCCTCAGCACTTCCTCGATCAGCTCGGGGTGTTCGCTGCGGCGCTGCAGTTTTCCGCGCAGCTCGGCCTCGCTCAGTGCCCGCGCTCCCAGTGCCCGGAAGGCGTAGGCGAGCAGCGTGTCGTGCTCCTCCTCGGGGGTCTTTGGCCGCGGGACGGGCCGGGCGGGGGCAGACGGGGCCGGGGCGGACAGGTCCGGGCGGGGGCGGCGTCGGCTCATGCCTGTCAGTATGCCCTTGCCCCCCGCCCCCCACAGCGCGTATAGTCACGAGGTTGTCCTCTCAGTGAAGGACGGCCCGGCGAAAGGTCCAGCGTGACCCGGCCGCCGGCGCGCCAGGGGATGAACCCCGAGCGCCACGTGTTCCCCCACGGGAACCGCCCCGCACGCCGGACACCGGCGCGGGAGAACAAGGAGAAAGAACATGGCTTTACGTCACAAGTCCGCCCAGAAGCGTCACCGCCAGAGCCTCAAGCGCCGCCTGATCAACCGCAGCCGCAAGAGCACCATCAAGACCTTCACCAAGAAGGCCCTGGACGCCGTGACCAACGGTGAGAACGTCGCGGCCGCCCAGAGCAAGGCCGAGAGCCTGATCGACAAGGCCGCCAAGGGCAGCACCCTGCACAAGAACACCGCCGCGCGCAAGAAGAGCCGTCTGGCCAAGGCCCTGAACAAGGCCAAGGCGGCGCAGCAGGGCTAAAGCCCCGCGCCAAACGAACACCCGGGACGACCGGCCTGCGGGCCACGTCCCGGGTGTTCGTTTGGGTATCCTGCGCCGACGAGCGGTGACTGAGAAGGCCGGAGGGACGTGGCTTCGACCGGTTCCACCTCCGAACCCGGCGGGTGCCCACTGCCCCGGTTCAGGCCCAGACTTCAGCGTGGGCGAACGACCCCACCGGAGGCTGCACCGACTTGTGGCTCACTTGCGCGCTTCCTCGACGTCAATGGTCCCGGTAAATTTGTCCAGCTCGACCGTCAGGTGATACATCCCAGCGTCGCCGCCGCCCAGCACATTCAGGCTCCACTGTCCCTGAGGGCAAATCTGCCCGGCGACCTGCGTCCCGCTGGGGTCGGTCAGGCGGAAGGTGGCCTTGCCGCTGCGCACCTTGCACGAGCCGCGCACGCCGACCGTGCCTCCCTGGTCATAGACCTGGAAGGTGTAACGGTTCTCGCCGGTGGCATTGAGCAGATAGGTGGGGGTCAGCGTCAGGTATCCCAGACGTACCCCGAAGGTGAAGTACATCAGCGTCAGGACCAGGGCCAGGACCAGCAGGAGCAGGCGCATTGAACCCAGTCTAGCGTGTCCGCCCTGCACCCGCTGTGGGGCTCTGTAAGTTCAGTTACCCTTTGGCGGGGGGGGTGGGGGGATCAGGTCAGACGCCGCACCCCCGCGCGGATCGTCTCGGGCGTGAGGTGGGCGAAGGCGAGCAGCATGGCCGGCGGATGGACCCCCGCCGCCAGCGGGGCCACCGGCGTGAGGGCCACTCCCTGCCGGGCGGCGTGGCGCAGCACCTGCTGTTCCGGCAGCCCCGGCGGCAGGCGAGCATACAGGTGCAGCCCCGAGCGCGCGGGCTGCGCCTGCCACTCTGGCAACCCGGCGGCCAGGGCCGCGAGCAACACCTCCTGGCGGTGGGCGATCACCTGCCGCACCCGGCGCAGATGGCGCGCATACGCTCCGGACGCGAGCACGTCGGCCAGGGCCAGGGCGTCCAGGGTGCCGGGGGCGCGGTCGGTCAGTGGGCGCGTGCCGGCCAGCACCCGCACCACCGGGGGCGGCGCGACCAGAAATCCGCTGCGGGTGACCGGGGCCAGGCTCTTGCTGAAGCTGCCCAGCAGGATCACCCGGTCCGGGGCCAGCCCCTGCATCACCGAGGGCGGGCGGGCCGTGTGGTGCAGGTCGGCGGCGTAATCGTCCTCCAGGATAAAGGCGTTGCCGTGGCGTGCCCAGGCGATCAACTCTGCCCGGCGCGCGGCGGGCAGCGCCACGGTGGTGGGGTACTGACAGCCGGGCGTGAGGTACAGCACGGTGGCCTGGGGCGGCAGAGCACCGGGCCGCAGGCCACAGTCGTCCACCGCCACCGCCCGGACCGCCGCGCCGGTCGCGGCCAGCGCCGCCCGCGCCCCCGGATAGGTGGGGTCCTCCACCGCCGCCACCCGGCCCGGTTCCAGAAATACCCGGGCCAGGGCGTCTAACGCCGACTGCGTGCCGCCCGTGAGCATCACCATCTCCGGCGTGACGCGGGCGCCACGTTCGGCGTTGAGGTAGGCGGCCAGGGCCCGGCGGGTTTCGAGGGGTCCCAGCGGATCAAAGGCCCCGTGGCTCTGCACCGCCCGGCCCGCCTGCCGCGCGAGCGCCGCCGTCCACGCCGCTTCCGGGTACAGCTCGGGCACCGGCTGGCCCACCCGGAAATCCACGGCGTAGTCGCCGCCCGCGTCGAACAGCCCGCCGGCCAGGGCGCGGGTGGCCCACGCGCTCAGGGGCAAGGGAGCGTCGGGCGCGGCCACCGAAGCGTGCATCGCGGGCACGCCCACGACGGTTCCGCTGCGCCCCTGCACCCGCAGGTATCCCTCGGCTTCCAGGCCGGCCACGGCGTCCACCACGGTGTTGCGCGAGACCCCCAGCGCGGCGGCCAGCCGGCGGTGTCCGGGCAGGCGTGAGCCCTCGGACAGCACGCCCCGCGTCACCGCGTCGCGCAGGGTCCGCGCCACCCGGGTGTGCAGCGCCTCACCGGGCAGTGCCGGCAGCAATGTCACGCCGTTCAGGCCGTCGGGATCCGGCATCACGGCCTCCATGCTCAGCGCGTCAATTCCCGTGCCAGCCACGCACGCTGCCCGCCCTCGGCCTCCAGGGCCTGTCCGGCCAGGGTCAGAAAGCGGTCGCGGGCGGCCTGCGCCTCGGCCGGGGTCACGCCGAAGGCCGCCGGCTCGGCGAGCAGCGCCCGCACGAACGGATACACCGGCGCGGCGGGCCGGGCCACACCATTCACGGTGATCTCGGCCGGCCACTTCAGCAGCCAGTCCAGCGCATACGGACCGGGTTCCAGCACGCAGCCCCCGGGATAGGGAATGCGCGGCGGAGCGGGAAAGACGACGGCAGGATCGCTCATGCCCCCAGCATGCGCCGTGCGCCTTCCCCGCTTCAATCTGTCCAGACCACGATCCGGAGCAGGGGTGGGGATGAGGGGCGCGATCACCCGCACGCCGCTCCGCCGCATCCCGGGCAAACCCAGACCCAAGGCAACACAGGCGGGGGGGCAGAAGCCCCAGCGTGGACCCTGCCCCCCCCCTTGCCTGCGGCGCCGATCAGCCCACGGCGGGCGTGCCCATGGCCTCCAGCACGGCGCGGGTAAAGGTCACCGTATCCGCCTTTCCGCCCAGGTCACGGGTGGGGTGCTCGCGCAGCGCCAGGGCCACGGCGCGCTCGATCTGGTTGGCGGCGTCGCTGCGGCCCAGGCCGTGGCGCAGCAGCATGGCCGCGCTCATGATGGCGGCGGCGGGGTTGGCGACCCCCTGCCCGGCAATATCGGGCGCGCTGCCGTGAATCGGCTCGAACAGGCCCGCGCCGTCTCCCAGCGAGGCGCTGGGCATCAGGCCCAGGCTGCCGGGA
Above is a window of Deinococcus aerophilus DNA encoding:
- a CDS encoding metallophosphoesterase gives rise to the protein MRVFAIADLHLAYVTPKPMTVFGPQWAGHPEAIYTRWREVVRPGDVVLLPGDLSWAMRLNDALTDLARVAELPGTKVLLRGNHDYWWPGPSRLRAALPAGMLAVHNDAVRIAGPSGAGVVVCGSRGWVTPGYEALNAEDERLLAREAQRLTLSVEAAARLRQPGDHLLLMLHYPPASPPYPSNPITRVIEAARPELVVYGHLHGVPPERSMRHVGGIPAHLVAADGLRFTPKLLLDTGD
- a CDS encoding RecX family transcriptional regulator produces the protein MSRRRPRPDLSAPAPSAPARPVPRPKTPEEEHDTLLAYAFRALGARALSEAELRGKLQRRSEHPELIEEVLRRVQDLGYQDDAHVARIEGARRGVGTFRVRQTLKRRGLPEELIQDTVQARAPEEERASALEVLQRRWPSLARKRDPKASAYAFLARRGFSGDAIWPAIREVSEAAVDEESVD
- the rpsT gene encoding 30S ribosomal protein S20; protein product: MALRHKSAQKRHRQSLKRRLINRSRKSTIKTFTKKALDAVTNGENVAAAQSKAESLIDKAAKGSTLHKNTAARKKSRLAKALNKAKAAQQG
- the pdxR gene encoding MocR-like pyridoxine biosynthesis transcription factor PdxR codes for the protein MPDPDGLNGVTLLPALPGEALHTRVARTLRDAVTRGVLSEGSRLPGHRRLAAALGVSRNTVVDAVAGLEAEGYLRVQGRSGTVVGVPAMHASVAAPDAPLPLSAWATRALAGGLFDAGGDYAVDFRVGQPVPELYPEAAWTAALARQAGRAVQSHGAFDPLGPLETRRALAAYLNAERGARVTPEMVMLTGGTQSALDALARVFLEPGRVAAVEDPTYPGARAALAATGAAVRAVAVDDCGLRPGALPPQATVLYLTPGCQYPTTVALPAARRAELIAWARHGNAFILEDDYAADLHHTARPPSVMQGLAPDRVILLGSFSKSLAPVTRSGFLVAPPPVVRVLAGTRPLTDRAPGTLDALALADVLASGAYARHLRRVRQVIAHRQEVLLAALAAGLPEWQAQPARSGLHLYARLPPGLPEQQVLRHAARQGVALTPVAPLAAGVHPPAMLLAFAHLTPETIRAGVRRLT